One window from the genome of Gopherus evgoodei ecotype Sinaloan lineage chromosome 2, rGopEvg1_v1.p, whole genome shotgun sequence encodes:
- the CDCA7L gene encoding cell division cycle-associated 7-like protein isoform X2 — translation MAAVTQCKIPKEVADIFNSPSDDEDFLGFGDDAPTQTLSSEDSSDSFDSLESAKKDVRFQSKYLTEELRRIFTEDTDSESEVFEGFAPSDLDVNNANGMMPVKSDLSDGENNNFSLLGSEEEEEEEKASPKRRSFGLRVAFQFPTRKSAKKKVPEPTFSKLHLQDNNPPKTLTREKSSKRWKKLEGSASESEEDVKETHEESSSALLKRAINIKENKAMLAQLLAELNSIPELFPVKTTTSTPSKQKKTPRRTFSEGQIERRTNPTRNARPPEKFALENFTVSAAKFAEHFHNYRQQNLLIKKRLSGGDCGVRKRRRSSKYSSYRPVEDITDEDLENIAITVKDKIYDKVLGSTCHQCRQKTIDTKTICRNQGCGGVRGQFCGPCLRNRYGEDVKSALLDPDWICPPCRGVCNCSYCRKRDGRCATGMLIHLAKFYGYDNVKEYLESLQKQLSEDN, via the exons aTACCCAAGGAAGTGGCTGACATTTTTAATTCCCCCAGCGATGACGAGGATTTTCTTGGTTTTGGAGATGATGCTCCCACGCAAACCTTGTCATCAGAAGACAGTTCTGATAGTTTTGATTCATTGGAGTCAGCAAAAAAG GATGTTCGATTTCAATCCAAGTACCTGACTGAGGAACTGAGGAGAATTTTCACTGAAGACACTGATTCAGAAAGTGAAGTGTTTGAAGGCTTTGCTCCAAGTGACCTGGATGTAAACAATGCGAATGGAATGATG CCAGTGAAGTCAGATTTGAGTGATGGAGAGAACAATAATTTCTCTTTACTGggtagtgaggaggaggaggaagaagagaaggctTCCCCCAAGAGAAGAAGCTTTGGTCTTCGTGTGGCATTTCAGTTCCCCACAAGAAAGTCTGCCAAGAAGAAGGTGCCTGAACCAACTTTTTCCAAGCTACACTTGCAAGACAATAACCCCCCTAAAACTCTCAcaagagagaaaagcagcaagcGATGGAAGAAACTGGAGGgctctgcctctgagtctgaggagGATGTCAAAGAGACTCATGAAGAAAGCTCTAGTGCCCTGCTTAAAAGAGCCATAAACATCAAAGAAAATAAAGCCATG cttGCCCAGTTGTTAGCAGAACTGAATTCTATACCTGAACTGTTTCCAGTGAAAACGACCACCTCAACTCCTTCT aAACAGAAGAAAACCCCAAGGAGAACATTTTCTGAAGGCCAGATAGAGCGTCGTACAAACCCAACCAGAAATGCTCGTCCACCAGAGAAATTTGCCTTGGAAAACTTCACTGTGTCTGCGGCTAAATTTGCAGAACACTTTCATAATTACAGACAACAAAATCTCCTAATAAAGAAGAGACTCAGTGGG GGTGACTGTGGAGTGCGCAAAAGGAGGAGGTCATCTAAATACTCATCTTACCGTCCTGTTGAAGATATtactgatgaggacttggagaataTAGCAATTACAGTTAAAGATAAAATCTATGATAAAGTCCTG GGCAGTACGTGCCACCAGTGTCGGCAGAAGACAATTGACACTAAGACAATCTGTCGTAATCAAGGCTGCGGGGGTGTGAGAGGACAGTTCTGTGGACCGTGTCTTCGTAATCGATATGGTGAAGATGTGAAATCGGCACTTCTGGATCCA GATTGGATTTGCCCTCCTTGTCGTGGTGTCTGTAACTGCAGTTACTGTCGCAAGCGTGATGGCCGCTGTGCCACAGGAATGCTCATCCACTTGGCAAAATTTTATGGTTATGATAATGTTAAAGAATATCTTGAAAG TTTACAAAAGCAACTGAGTGAAGACAATTGA
- the CDCA7L gene encoding cell division cycle-associated 7-like protein isoform X1, which translates to MALLRRGTQSVARRAGRCRSTEGIPKEVADIFNSPSDDEDFLGFGDDAPTQTLSSEDSSDSFDSLESAKKDVRFQSKYLTEELRRIFTEDTDSESEVFEGFAPSDLDVNNANGMMPVKSDLSDGENNNFSLLGSEEEEEEEKASPKRRSFGLRVAFQFPTRKSAKKKVPEPTFSKLHLQDNNPPKTLTREKSSKRWKKLEGSASESEEDVKETHEESSSALLKRAINIKENKAMLAQLLAELNSIPELFPVKTTTSTPSKQKKTPRRTFSEGQIERRTNPTRNARPPEKFALENFTVSAAKFAEHFHNYRQQNLLIKKRLSGGDCGVRKRRRSSKYSSYRPVEDITDEDLENIAITVKDKIYDKVLGSTCHQCRQKTIDTKTICRNQGCGGVRGQFCGPCLRNRYGEDVKSALLDPDWICPPCRGVCNCSYCRKRDGRCATGMLIHLAKFYGYDNVKEYLESLQKQLSEDN; encoded by the exons aTACCCAAGGAAGTGGCTGACATTTTTAATTCCCCCAGCGATGACGAGGATTTTCTTGGTTTTGGAGATGATGCTCCCACGCAAACCTTGTCATCAGAAGACAGTTCTGATAGTTTTGATTCATTGGAGTCAGCAAAAAAG GATGTTCGATTTCAATCCAAGTACCTGACTGAGGAACTGAGGAGAATTTTCACTGAAGACACTGATTCAGAAAGTGAAGTGTTTGAAGGCTTTGCTCCAAGTGACCTGGATGTAAACAATGCGAATGGAATGATG CCAGTGAAGTCAGATTTGAGTGATGGAGAGAACAATAATTTCTCTTTACTGggtagtgaggaggaggaggaagaagagaaggctTCCCCCAAGAGAAGAAGCTTTGGTCTTCGTGTGGCATTTCAGTTCCCCACAAGAAAGTCTGCCAAGAAGAAGGTGCCTGAACCAACTTTTTCCAAGCTACACTTGCAAGACAATAACCCCCCTAAAACTCTCAcaagagagaaaagcagcaagcGATGGAAGAAACTGGAGGgctctgcctctgagtctgaggagGATGTCAAAGAGACTCATGAAGAAAGCTCTAGTGCCCTGCTTAAAAGAGCCATAAACATCAAAGAAAATAAAGCCATG cttGCCCAGTTGTTAGCAGAACTGAATTCTATACCTGAACTGTTTCCAGTGAAAACGACCACCTCAACTCCTTCT aAACAGAAGAAAACCCCAAGGAGAACATTTTCTGAAGGCCAGATAGAGCGTCGTACAAACCCAACCAGAAATGCTCGTCCACCAGAGAAATTTGCCTTGGAAAACTTCACTGTGTCTGCGGCTAAATTTGCAGAACACTTTCATAATTACAGACAACAAAATCTCCTAATAAAGAAGAGACTCAGTGGG GGTGACTGTGGAGTGCGCAAAAGGAGGAGGTCATCTAAATACTCATCTTACCGTCCTGTTGAAGATATtactgatgaggacttggagaataTAGCAATTACAGTTAAAGATAAAATCTATGATAAAGTCCTG GGCAGTACGTGCCACCAGTGTCGGCAGAAGACAATTGACACTAAGACAATCTGTCGTAATCAAGGCTGCGGGGGTGTGAGAGGACAGTTCTGTGGACCGTGTCTTCGTAATCGATATGGTGAAGATGTGAAATCGGCACTTCTGGATCCA GATTGGATTTGCCCTCCTTGTCGTGGTGTCTGTAACTGCAGTTACTGTCGCAAGCGTGATGGCCGCTGTGCCACAGGAATGCTCATCCACTTGGCAAAATTTTATGGTTATGATAATGTTAAAGAATATCTTGAAAG TTTACAAAAGCAACTGAGTGAAGACAATTGA